In the Carassius gibelio isolate Cgi1373 ecotype wild population from Czech Republic chromosome A2, carGib1.2-hapl.c, whole genome shotgun sequence genome, one interval contains:
- the LOC127933257 gene encoding Purkinje cell protein 4-like protein 1, whose protein sequence is MSENSSSNPPNSTQGPATDKKAPQEKPVDKAGKNPTQEPEEEIDIDLDAPETEKAALAIQNQFRRFQKKKK, encoded by the exons ATGAGTGAG AACAGTTCATCTAATCCTCCCAACAGCACCCAGGGGCCCGCCACAGACAAAAAAG CCCCCCAGGAGAAACCGGTGGACAAAGCAGGGAAGAACCCTACACAAGAACCTGAAGAAGAGATCGACATTGATCTGGATGCGCCAGAGACAGAAAAGGCAGCTTTGGCaatacagaatcagttcagacgcttccagaaaaaaaagaagtaa
- the LOC127933163 gene encoding DDB1- and CUL4-associated factor 8: MCDTDGKSSVPNGGSDDPEPGEDREEADTSAAPETQTSPDSANLSSAPEGSEDGQERPMVNSEQKQGPGEEEDTDSMDGSGLYSLTEEGERESEGGGQRERGKDESKRSTRKRNRPSGGATHHSSSSDDDDEEEEEEEEEEDAEEEDEQAMEAWLGADLCDLSRPSWCAVPSLRAREIGSHSHQFVRRVCGARGLVQRLELQGRLERHTGCVNTLHFNPSGTRLASGSDDLRVVIWDWARRRAELEFDSGHKSNVFQAKFLPNSGDSTLAMCARDGQIRVAELSATQRCKNTKRVAQHKGAAHKLALEPDSPCSFLSAGEDAVVFGIDLRLDRPANKLVVVKEGEKKVGLYTIYVNPANTHHFAVGGRDQYVRIYDQRKINEHDNNGVLKKFCPSHLVSSESKTNITCLVYSHDGTELLASYNDEDIYLFDSSHSDGADYRRRYKGHRNNATVKGVNFYGPCSEFVVSGSDCGHIYLWDKNSARVVQFMEGDRGGVVNCLEPHPHLPGLATSGLDHDVKLWAPTAENPTTLKGLKEVMKKNKRERDEDSVRHGDQYDTQLLWFLMRHMRNRRPQRTRRGEGGEGDTDESWSSPDSSDEEEGGPDHVQCMSS; the protein is encoded by the exons ATGTGCGATACAGATGGTAAATCCAGTGTCCCAAATG GTGGTTCTGATGATCCAGAACCTGGAGAAGATAGAGAGGAGGCAGACACATCTGCAGCGCCAGAGACCCAGACCAGTCCTGATTCAG CAAATTTGAGTTCAGCCCCAGAAGGAAGTGAGGATGGTCAGGAAAGACCGATGGTAAACTCTGAGCAGAAACAGGGGCCTGGAGAAGAGGAGGACACTGACAGCATGGATGGCAGTGGTCTGTACTCTCTCACtgaagaaggagaaagagagagtgagggaggagGGCAGCGAGAGCGGGGAAAAGATGAAAGTAAGAGATCCACCAGGAAGAGGAATCGACCCAGTGGTGGAGCCACACACCACTCTTCCagttcagatgatgatgatgaagaagaagaagaggaggaggaggaagaggatgctGAGGAAGAAGATGAGCAAGCCATGGAAGCCTGGCTGGGAGCAGACCTGTGTGACCTGAGTCGCCCTTCTTGGTGCGCGGTCCCGTCACTGCGTGCCCGAGAGATTGGAAGTCATTCACATCAGTTTGTGAGGAGGGTGTGTGGGGCGCGAGGTCTAGTTCAGAGGCTGGAACTGCAGGGCCGTTTGGAGAGACACACAGGCTGCGTGAACACCCTCCACTTTAACCCCTCTGGCACCCGCCTGGCTTCTGGTAGCGATGACCTCCGCGTGGTGATCTGGGACTGGGCTCGCAGAAGGGCAGAGCTGGAATTTGACAGTGGACATAAGAGCAATGTCTTTCAG GCAAAGTTCCTCCCTAACAGTGGTGACTCCACTTTGGCCATGTGTGCCCGAGATGGACAGATCAGAGTGGCCGAGCTTTCTGCCACACAACGTTGCAAGAACACCAAAAGAGTGGCTCAGCACAAAGGTGCAGCCCATAAG CTTGCACTGGAGCCAGACTCTCCCTGCTCTTTCCTCTCCGCTGGTGAAGATGCAGTAGTGTTCGGCATTGACCTGCGTTTAGACAGACCAGCCAA CAAACTGGTGGTGGTGAAGGAGGGTGAAAAGAAGGTGGGGCTGTACACCATTTACGTGAATCCAGCCAACACACACCACTTTGCTGTGGGTGGAAGAGACCAGTATGTCAG GATCTATGACCAGAGAAAGATAAATGAACATGATAATAATGGTGTGCTGAAGAAGTTTTGTCCCTCTCACTTGGTGTCCAGCGAGTCCAAAACAAATATAACCTGTTTAGTGTACAGCCATGATGGCACAG AACTGCTGGCAAGTTACAACGATGAGGACATTTACCTTTTTGACTCCAGCCACAGTGATGGAGCGGATTACCGCAGGAGATATAAGGGTCACCGCAACAATGCTACAG TGAAGGGAGTTAACTTTTACGGTCCCTGTAGTGAGTTTGTTGTGAGTGGCAGTGACTGTGGACACATCTACCTGTGGGATAAGAATTCTGCTCGTGTGGTTCAGTTTATGGAGGGAGACCGGGGAGGAGTG GTGAATTGTCTGGAGCCACATCCTCATCTTCCAGGTTTAGCCACCAGTGGTTTGGACCATGATGTGAAGCTGTGGGCACCCACTGCTGAGAATCCCACAACACTAAAGGGACTTAAAGAG GTAATGAAGAAGAACAAGCGAGAACGTGATGAAGACAGCGTTCGTCATGGTGACCAGTATGACACACAGCTCCTCTGGTTCCTAATGAGACACATGAGAAACCGAAGACCTCAGCGG ACCCGGCGAGGGGAGGGAGGAGAGGGGGACACAGATGAATCCTGGAGCTCGCCAGACTCCTCTGATGAAGAAGAGGGAGGGCCAGACCATGTGCAGTGCATGTCCTCCTGA